The nucleotide sequence CTGTACCATGGGGCGTCCTCCTTTCTAAGATATCTTTTTCTCTATATCTCTAGAAGGATACGCCCCCCTCTTTTTACACACAATATGTTACGCTACCAAATTCTATCTCCCGCTTTGGCCTCTTCCAGCGCTCCCACCAGCATCATGAGCGAATAGGCCGCACAGGTATCCCCTACCTTATCCATCAGGTTATCCTGTACCTGCGCCGGTTCGGCGCCCATTCTCTTGGCGAGCGCTGCATGTAACCTGGCAATTGGATAGGAGAAGACCAACTTAGCTATGTCTTTCATGGCAAGATTCTGCTGTTTGAGCATTCCGTTGATAGCCCGGGGAATCAGTTTTTCATAGCCCTCATCGCGAATCCACCTGTCTTCCCAGGCATGCTCGAATTTCTCATACACAGCGCGCCAGCGGTCTACAAAATCAACTGACAATGAATAGGTAGCCTCCAGTTCCGCAACAACATCATCTTTGCCGATTATGAAGGCGGCGGCGCCATCGCCGTACACGTATTCCTGCGGGTTGCCCGGCTGAACTACCCTGCAATCAGCCGCACAGACTATCGCATTGTTCATAGAGCCAGCCTTGACGGCATCGAAAGCATTCATTAAAGCTGTAGTCCCAGCCTTGCTGCCGGAGGCAAAATCCGCAACACGGATTTCCTCTCTCAGATCAAGGGCAGTCGACACTATGCTGGCCTGTTGCCTGACCAGGTATGCTGGAGAACTGGTGGCAAAATACAGGCCGTCCACTTTGCTCCTGTCCTCTCCATCCAGACAGTAAATGCTTGCAGCCGTAGCCATAGTTACAGAGTCTTCATTTTGATTGGCTACCGACCTTTCGCCCGGCGTTGGAAAACTCAGCAGGAAGCTGGTGGCATCTCCCATTTTAGCCTTGCTCAACCGATACCAAGGTATATAAGCTGAATACGATGTAATCCCGATCATTCTGTGAAATTTACCTCCCACAAATTAACAATTGAGAAACCGACCGAAATCCAATTACTAATCTGCTAGTTCCAACTCCCTCCTTTTTGACATGTACTCACATATTCCGATATCGGGTTGCGTCTTCTGAATTCCGTTGGACTACAATCCAGACTGTAGTAAAAGTATAGCACCTTATCCTTTGAGCTGTCCGCGGAAATGGTGCCACTTACTGAC is from Chloroflexota bacterium and encodes:
- a CDS encoding hydroxymethylglutaryl-CoA synthase family protein, coding for MIGITSYSAYIPWYRLSKAKMGDATSFLLSFPTPGERSVANQNEDSVTMATAASIYCLDGEDRSKVDGLYFATSSPAYLVRQQASIVSTALDLREEIRVADFASGSKAGTTALMNAFDAVKAGSMNNAIVCAADCRVVQPGNPQEYVYGDGAAAFIIGKDDVVAELEATYSLSVDFVDRWRAVYEKFEHAWEDRWIRDEGYEKLIPRAINGMLKQQNLAMKDIAKLVFSYPIARLHAALAKRMGAEPAQVQDNLMDKVGDTCAAYSLMMLVGALEEAKAGDRIW